One part of the Strix aluco isolate bStrAlu1 chromosome 27, bStrAlu1.hap1, whole genome shotgun sequence genome encodes these proteins:
- the ITGA7 gene encoding integrin alpha-7 isoform X4: MAGTRGLWLPWLCLRLLATAAFNLDATSTLLKDGDKGSLFGFAVALHRQLSPEPAGWLLVGAPQAPALPSQGANRTGGLFACPLTPEPSDCWRVPIDEGVDPQRESKENQWLGVSVKSQGAGGKIVTCAHLYEARHRVRQPLETRDVIGRCFVLSQDLRARDELDGGEWKFCEGRPQGHDRFGACQQGLAAAFSPDQRYVLFGAPGTYNWKGNLRVELLNQSSLDLLRYDDGPYEAGGEKDQDPSLIPVPANSYLGFSVDSGAGLTRKRELSFVTGAPRANHTGAVVILRRDSANRLVPEAVLPGPQLTSAFGYAVAVLDLNSDGWMDLVVGAPHFFERKEEIGGAVYVYINPAGRWDSATPLRLNGTRGSMFGVALSAAGDLNHDGFEDLAVGAPFDGAGKVYIYHGSNLGIVAKPAQVLDGEGVGVTAFGYSLSGGLDVDGNLYPDLLVGSLSDTVVLYRARPVVHVSRNVSLLPPNIDLEQSNCQHQEGVCVDVRVCFSYTASPASYSPRLVLEYVLDADTDRRRLGQAPRGSFLGRQPSDPEHQFSDAVELPRQNARACVQATLRLQDDIRDKLRPIAVTLAYGIRGAGPARQSRGAPQQSGGAPRKSRGAALPPLSPVLSPQQPSSHRTEVHFLKQGCGDDKICQSNLQLRFQFCARLGDADFQPLPRGADGTAVFAMSDQKDVALEIHVTNLPSEPAEPQRDGDDAHEALLTATFPPELPYSALRPYDGRTPPDKPVVCLANQNGSQVECELGNPMKRGAQVRFFLILSTLGITIQTTDLAVELALSTISEQPGLQPVVAHARVVIELPLSVTGVAVPPRLFFGGVVRGESAVRRESQVGSAVRFEVTVSNRGQSLKTLGSAFLTLLWPHEISNGKWLLYPLHLELVTPPGQQRAACSPPANPLRLALDPSGEVDPTEVPAPGSWWVPAPAERRRNITLDCAQGTARCLAFRCPLQSFERAAVLTARGRLWNGTFLEEFLAVTSVELIVRASVSVTSSIKNLVLKDASTQIPISIYLDPGAAVAGGVPWWVILLAALAGALVLALLVFILWKLGFFRRARAAPPAVPQYHAVKIPREQRQQFREEKTGTIQRKEWAASLSEASDGHVAPSSA; this comes from the exons atGGCGGGGACCCGGGGGCTCTGGCTACCGTGGCTCTGCCTGCGGCTACTGGCGACCGCAGCCTTCAACCTGGACGCCACCAGCACCCTGCTGAAGGACGGCGACAAGGGCAGCCTCTTCGGCTTCGCCGTGGCTCTGCACCGGCAGCTCAGCCCCGAGCCGGCCGGCTG GCTGTTGGTGGGGGCCCCCCAGGCGCCGGCGCTGCCCAGCCAAGGCGCCAACCGGACCGGGGGGCTCTTCGCCTGCCCGCTGACCCCCGAGCCCTCCGACTGCTGGCGGGTGCCCATCGATGAGGGAG TGGACCCGCAGCGGGAGAGCAAAGAGAACCAGTGGCTGGGGGTGAGCGTGAAGAGCCAAGGTGCCGGCGGCAAGATCGTG acCTGCGCCCACCTCTACGAGGCGCGGCACCGGGTGCGGCAGCCGCTGGAGACGCGGGACGTGATCGGCCGCTGCTTCGTGCTGAGCCAGGACCTGCGGGCGCGGGACGAGCTGGACGGGGGCGAGTGGAAGTTCTGCGAGGGGCGGCCGCAGGGCCACGACCGCTTCGGGGCCTGTCAGCAGGGCCTGGCCGCCGCCTTCAGCCCCGACCAGCGCTACGTCCTCTTCGGGGCCCCCGGCACCTACAACTGGAAGG GGAACCTGCGCGTGGAGCTGCTTAACCAGagctccctcgacctgctgcgcTACGACGACGGCCCCTACGAGGCGGGGGGCGAGAAGGACCAGGACCCCTCGCTCATCCCCGTGCCCGCCAACAGCTACTTGG GCTTCTCGGTGGACTCGGGCGCGGGGCTGACGCGGAAGCGGGAGCTGAGCTTCGTCACCGGCGCCCCCCGCGCCAACCACACCGGGGCCGTCGTCATCCTGCGCCGCGACAGCGCCAACCGCCTGGTGCCCGaggccgtgctgccgggcccgcAGCTCACCTCCGCCTTCGGCTACGCCGTCGCCGTGCTCGACCTCAACAGCGATGG ctGGATGGACCTGGTGGTGGGGGCCCCCCACTTTTTTGAGCGCAAGGAGGAGATCGGGGGAGCCGTCTACGTCTACATCAACCCGGCGGGGCGCTGGGACTCCGCCACCCCCCTCCGCCTCAACGGCACCCGCGGCTCCATGTTCGGCGTCGCCCTCAGCGCCGCCGGCGACCTCAACCACGACGGCTTTGAGg ACCTGGCCGTGGGAGCCCCCTTCGACGGCGCCGGCAAAGTCTACATCTACCACGGCAGCAACCTGGGCATCGTGGCCAAGCCGGCACAG GTCCTGGACGGGGAGGGCGTGGGGGTGACGGCTTTCGGGTACTCCCTTTCGGGGGGGCTGGACGTGGATGGGAACCTGTACCCTGACCTGCTCGTCGGGTCCCTCTCGGACACCGTCGTGCTCTACAG GGCCCGGCCGGTCGTCCACGTCTCCAGGAACgtctccctgctcccccccaaCATCGACCTGGAGCAGAGCAACTGCCAGCACCAGGAGGGGGTCTG CGTCGACGTCCGAGTCTGCTTCAGCTACACGGCCAGTCCCGCCAGCTACAGCCCCCGCCTGG TGCTGGAGTACGTGTTGGATGCCGACACGGACCGGCGGCGCCTGGGCCAGGCCCCCCGCGGCTCCTTCCTCGGCCGCCAGCCCTCGGACCCCGAGCACCAGTTCTCCGACGCGGTGGAGCTGCCGCGGCAGAACGCCCGCGCCTGCGTCCAGGCCACCCTCCGGCTCCAG GATGACATCCGGGACAAGCTGCGCCCCATCGCTGTCACCCTCGCCTACGGCATCCGGGGAGCCGGGCCCGCGCGGCAGAGCCGGGGGGCCCCTCAGCAGAGTGGGGGTGCCCCGCGGAAGAGCCGGGGGGCCGCCCTGCCACCGCTGTCCCCCGtgctcagcccccagcagcccagcAGCCACCGCACCGAG gtGCATTTCCTGAAGCAGGGCTGCGGGGACGACAAGATCTGCCAGAGCAACCTCCAGCTCCGCTTCCAGTTCTGCGCCCGCCTCGGGGACGCCGATTTCCAGCCCCTGCCCCG GGGCGCGGATGGCACCGCTGTCTTCGCCATGAGCGACCAGAAGGACGTGGCCTTGGAGATCCACGTCACCAACCTGCCCTCGGAGCCGGCCGAGCCGCAGCGGGACGGGGACGATGCCCACGAGGCCCTGCTCACCGCCACCTTCCCCCCCGAGCTGCCCTACTCCGCCCTGCGCCCCTACGACGGCCGGACCCCCCCg GACAAGCCGGTGGTTTGCCTCGCCAACCAGAACGGCTCGCAGGTGGAGTGCGAGCTGGGGAACCCCATGAAACGCGGAGCCCAG gtGCGGTTCTTCCTCATCCTCAGCACCCTGGGCATCACCATCCAGACCACGGACCTGGCGGTGGAGCTGGCCCTGTCCAC GATCAGTGAGCAGCCGGGGCTGCAGCCGGTGGTGGCTCACGCCCGCGTGGTCATCGAGCTGCCGCTCTCGGTGACGGG CGTGGCCGTGCCACCCCGGCTTTTCTTCGGCGGGGTGGTGCGGGGGGAGAGCGCCGTGCGGCGGGAGAGCCAGGTGGGCAGTGCCGTGCGCTTCGAGGTCACG GTCTCCAACCGGGGTCAGTCGCTGAAGACTCTGGGCTCGGCCTTCCTCACCCTCCTCTGGCCCCACGAGATCAGCAACGGGAAGTGGCTGCTCTACCCCCTGCACCTGGAGCTGGTGACCCCCCcggggcagcagcgggcagcctgcagcccccccgcCAACCCGCTGCGCCTGGCCCTG GACCCGTCGGGGGAGGTTGACCCCACCGAGGTGCCCGCGCCGGGGTCCTGGTGGGTGCCGGCacctgcagagaggaggaggaacatCACGCTG GACTGTGCCCAGGGCACCGCGCGCTGCCTGGCCTTCCGCTGCCCGCTGCAGAGCTTCGAGCGCGCCGCCGTGCTGACGGCCCGCGGGCGCCTCTGGAACGGCACCTTCCTCGAG GAGTTCCTGGCCGTCACCTCGGTGGAGCTGATCGTCCGCGCCAGCGTCTCCGTCACCTCCTCCATCAAGAACCTGGTGCTGAAGGACGCCTCCACGCAG atCCCCATCTCCATCTACCTGGACCCCGGGGCGGCGGTGGCCGGCGGCGTGCCCTGGTGGGTCATCCTGCTGGCCGCGCTGGCCGGCGCCCTGGTCCTGGCCCTGCTCGTCTTCATCCTCTGGAAG TTGGGTTTCTTCCGCCGGGcgcgcgccgcgccgccggccgtGCCGCAGTACCACGCCGTGAAGATCCCGCGGGAGCAGCGGCAGCAGTTCCGCGAGGAGAAGACGGGCACCATCCAGAGGAAGGAGTGGGCCGCCAGCCTGAGCGAGGCCAGCGACGGCCACGTCGCCCCCAGCTCGGCGTAG